The following are encoded together in the Acanthochromis polyacanthus isolate Apoly-LR-REF ecotype Palm Island chromosome 14, KAUST_Apoly_ChrSc, whole genome shotgun sequence genome:
- the LOC110965163 gene encoding uncharacterized protein LOC110965163 has protein sequence MKPDETDQLARLQDCLKDIKTWMTFNFLLLNSDKTEVIVFGPKHLRNSLSKQIVTLDGITLASSTTVRNLGVIFDQDMSFNSHIKQVCRTSFFHLRNIVKIRNILSQSDAEKLVHAFVTSRLDYCNSLLSGCPNSSLKHLQLIQNAAARVLTGVSKRDHISPILASLHWLPVKSRIEFKILLLTYKALSNQSPSYLKDLIVPYYPSRTLGSQAAGLLVPRISKSRMGGRAFSYQLLSCGTCSQFGFWRQTPSLFLRPGLKRSFLTNLIVGADWVTHRGSACVFIVQLTPSWTSLRSASSHAAIGL, from the coding sequence atgaagccagatgaaactgatcagttagctagactgcaagattgtcttaaggacattaaaacctggatgacttttaacttcctactgctaaattcagacaaaactgaagtcattgtatttggccccaaacatcttagaaactcgctttcaaagcaaatagttactctggatggcatcacattggcctccagtactactgtgaggaatctcggagttatttttgaccaggacatgtcctttaactcacacataaagcaagtctgtaggacttccttttttcacctgcgtaatattgtaaaaatcaggaacattctgtctcagagtgatgcagaaaaattagttcatgcttttgttacttccaggcttgactattgcaattccttattatcgggttgtccaaatagctctctcaaacatctacagttgatccaaaacgctgctgcgagagtactgacaggagttagcaaaagagatcatatttcccctatacttgcttctcttcactggcttcctgttaaatccagaatagaatttaaaatccttcttctgacatataaagctcttagtaaccaatctccatcatatcttaaagatctgatagtaccatattatcctagtagaactcttggctctcaagctgcaggcttacttgttcctagaatttctaaaagtagaatgggaggcagagccttcagttatcagctcctctcctgtggaacctgctcccagtttgggttctggaggcagacaccctctctatttttaagaccaggcttaaaacgttcctttttgacaaatcttatagttggggctgactgggtgacccacaggggttcggcttgtgtcttcattgtacagctgactccttcttggacgtcccttcgttctgcctctagtcatgctgctataggcctatag